A single genomic interval of Macadamia integrifolia cultivar HAES 741 unplaced genomic scaffold, SCU_Mint_v3 scaffold90, whole genome shotgun sequence harbors:
- the LOC122070380 gene encoding pentatricopeptide repeat-containing protein PNM1, mitochondrial — translation MSRPPSMLTALQLRKLLLRCFSSSARAHELPQPPTPLPLLQRSSLSSLLGCPLTRGAHDNLPHPFFPSSRTLETQPSRHKGKVIQDEDQIAQAISQELKDPNTESLSLNQRLDLHFSHIRPTPSLLLRVLNQSPDAGRTALGFHQWLSIRPGFKQDDETTSYLVDYLGRRKDFKAIHDVLVKARGVTGCKTLASSIDRLVRAGRPTQAVSFFQKAEVDYGFVRDRESLKLVLSALCEHGFASYAEKMVKDLANEFFPDESICDLLIKGWCVDGKIDEARRLAGEIYRGGFELGPMAYNAMLDCVCKLCRLKDPFRLQSEAEKVLLDMDIAGLPRNAETFNVLITNLCKIRKTSDALNLFDRMGEWGCSPDCTTFLVLTRSLYQAARIGEGDEMIDRMKSAGYGVDLDRKAYYGFLKILCGIERIEHAMKIFKMMKQDGCKPGIKSYDLLMGKLCAHGMVDRANALFNEAKRRGLPVTPKVYKLDARFAKKPKVKKSEKLKRLTLPEKMALKRKRLRKLRLSFVKKPKKMMRRAY, via the coding sequence AGCTCATGAGCTCCCTCAACCTCCAACTCCCCTTCCCTTGCTCCAACgctcttccctctcttccctgCTTGGGTGTCCTTTGACGAGAGGAGCTCATGATAATCTTCCACACcccttctttccttcctctagAACCCTAGAAACCCAACCTTCGCGCCACAAAGGAAAAGTGATTCAAGATGAGGATCAGATTGCTCAAGCAATCTCACAGGAGCTCAAAGACCCTAACACAGAGTCTCTCTCGCTGAACCAGAGACTCGATCTCCATTTCTCTCACATTCGTCCAACTCCTTCGTTGCTACTTCGAGTCCTCAATCAATCTCCAGATGCTGGTCGTACAGCCCTAGGGTTTCATCAATGGCTTTCGATTCGACCGGGTTTCAAGCAGGACGACGAGACGACTTCATACCTAGTCGATTACTTGGGCCGCAGGAAGGATTTCAAGGCAATCCATGATGTCCTCGTCAAAGCTCGCGGCGTCACTGGTTGCAAAACCCTAGCTTCATCCATCGATCGTCTTGTCAGAGCAGGTAGACCTACGCAAGCTGTCTCTTTCTTTCAGAAGGCGGAGGTCGACTACGGTTTTGTTCGCGATCGTGAATCTCTTAAACTGGTCCTATCAGCACTCTGTGAACATGGTTTTGCTAGTTATGCGGAGAAGATGGTGAAGGATCTCGCGAATGAGTTCTTTCCTGATGAGTCTATATGTGATCTGCTCATCAAGGGATGGTGTGTAGATGGGAAAATCGATGAGGCGAGGAGATTGGCAGGAGAGATTTATCGTGGTGGATTTGAGCTTGGTCCAATGGCTTACAATGCGATGCTTGACTGTGTATGTAAACTTTGCAGGCTTAAGGATCCTTTCAGGCTCCAGTCTGAAGCCGAGAAGGTTCTGCTTGATATGGATATCGCTGGACTGCCACGCAATGCGGAGACTTTCAATGTGCTTATAACTAATTTGTGCAAGATTCGTAAGACCTCAGACGCACTTAACCTGTTCGACAGAATGGGCGAGTGGGGTTGTTCTCCTGATTGCACAACTTTTCTTGTCCTCACGAGGAGTCTCTATCAAGCTGCGAGGATTGGTGAGGGGGATGAGATGATTGACAGGATGAAATCTGCAGGGTATGGGGTTGATCTCGACAGGAAAGCATATTATGGATTCCTTAAAATCTTGTGTGGAATTGAACGAATTGAGCACGCGATGAAAATATTTAAGATGATGAAGCAGGATGGCTGCAAACCTGGGATCAAGAGTTATGATTTGCTGATGGGGAAATTGTGTGCTCATGGTATGGTTGATAGAGCAAATGCTCTATTCAATGAAGCGAAGAGGAGAGGGTTACCTGTAACCCCCAAGGTGTATAAGTTGGATGCAAGATTTGCGAAGAAGCCTAAGGTGAAGAAGAGTGAGAAGCTGAAGAGGTTGACATTGCCAGAGAAAATGGCATTGAAGAGGAAGCGTCTAAGAAAACTCCGATTGAGCTTCGTGAAGAAACCAAAGAAAATGATGCGGCGGGCATATTGA